A genome region from Sceloporus undulatus isolate JIND9_A2432 ecotype Alabama chromosome 1, SceUnd_v1.1, whole genome shotgun sequence includes the following:
- the EMILIN1 gene encoding EMILIN-1, which produces MATTATTATAWLWVWWGLLAGLAWAMNYPPRYSLYTGAALPFSQLQGTTAQAPGGPRVASRHRNWCAYVVSRSISCVVEDGVDTYVKPDYQPCVWGQLQCPRVLTYRSFMRPRYKVAYKTVSDMEWRCCPGYSGDDCAEGGVPLTTPRPRLPPGRPNLSGFSNTLSSLGGEGHRDSEKVQQLEEKVQRLSKQLQDMQSTLNANNAKLTEDIRRAVETSLNGKQPADAAAHPEMKETLNEIQRHLQRLDNRISDHENGQGAAGGGSSSSDVRGEVLREVERRLQDSCASCLAGVEGLQRQQVEDRDRTRALEKLFTAVDQRNRDAMDAIRQHVGRLANQLPKENCCTQLDSRMGGLEHRLDALSDSLDTLTEQAGSPGPQSPPWGLDQRMSEMESRVNTTRRGLEEHFADLHVMLEGADERLRRAEGQLDFVFSRLNDFQSHIHRALANLSRDVGVLKDSSLQQQGALDRVRGSVHTCTQICTPPGNQDSQISDILSDLERRVLDNEGQLRLLGASLHQLDLSGKLRQLHGLVGANSEGLSKLAGEVGELENRLVVSGSAGPPDLARYANWTNQRLERLEQEVEGLGTCSILRGEVDQLRTQVEACQPVCQTAGKRLDPLGGSGGGERPLPGEASKPLDGFSVIGGTSAVHLQSLQGELSEVILGFSSLNETLAGLQATVEKHQTDIHELGSTKDRIIAEINRVQQEVTEHASESEERFRGLGQDIQRFGGTLRVEASDCRRASGGLAERLAKLEGSCERLDHVSGSLRKIKEGLDKHVSALWGCLREVNGTLRTHEALLDKIHSNHLVTFHRRLSTLNGSLQTLQDQLHGFTLQDFTGPPGLPGPIGPMGRQGPPGPMGPPGKDGRMGSVGPPGLPGEQGLPGPVGTMPKVSFTAALTSRHLDTGTIVFDRVLVNDGDFYDRDSGIFTAPVSGRYLVSAVLTGHRGEKIEAVLSRSNQAIARSDSAGYQPEGLENKPVAERQPSAGALAVFILIVPMEAEDTLCVDLVSGQLAYSPDEPLTVFSAALLYEDGLGV; this is translated from the exons AtggccaccactgccaccactgccacagcaTGGCTCTGGGTCTGGTGGGGCCTGCTGGCCGGCCTGGCCTGGGCCATGAACTATCCCCCCAGGTACAGCCTCTACACGGGGGCCGCCCTGCCCTTCTCCCAGCTCCAGGGCACCACCGCTCAGGCCCCCGGTGGGCCTCGGGTGGCCAGCCGCCACAG GAACTGGTGCGCCTACGTTGTGTCGCGCAGCATCAGCTGTGTGGTGGAGGATGGCGTTGACACCTACGTGAAGCCGGACTACCAGCCGTGTGTCTGGGGGCAGCTGCAATGCCCGCGGGTCCTGAC GTACCGGAGTTTTATGCGCCCACGCTACAAGGTGGCCTACAAGACCGTCTCGGACATGGAGTGGCGCTGCTGCCCTGGCTACTCGGGTGACGACTGCGCAGAAGGAGGGGTGCCCCTGACCACCCCGCGGCCGCGGCTTCCTCCTGGCCGGCCCAACCTTTCTGGCTTCAGCAACACACTTAGCAGTTTGGGTGGAGAAG GTCACAGGGACTCAGAGAAGGTCCAGCAACTGGAGGAAAAGGTCCAGCGCCTGAGCAAGCAGCTGCAGGACATGCAGTCCACCCTCAACGCCAACAACGCCAAGCTTACCGAGGACATTCGCCGAGCTGTGGAGACCTCCCTGAACGGCAAGCAGCCGGCAGATGCGGCTGCCCACCCTGAGATGAAGGAGACTCTCAATGAGATCCAGCGCCACCTTCAGCGCCTTGACAACCGCATCTCTGACCACGAGAATGGCCAGGGGGCGgcaggtggtggcagcagcagctcgGACGTCCGGGGTGAAGTACTCCGAGAGGTGGAGCGCCGTTTGCAGGACTCATGTGCCTCCTGCCTGGCCGGGGTGGAGGGGCTTCAGCGGCAGCAGGTGGAGGACCGCGACCGTACACGGGCCCTGGAGAAGCTCTTCACTGCTGTGGACCAACGGAACCGAGATGCCATGGATGCTATCCGGCAGCATGTGGGCCGCCTGGCCAATCAGCTGCCTAAGGAGAACTGCTGCACACAGCTGGACAGCCGGATGGGTGGGCTGGAGCACCGCTTGGACGCTCTCTCAGACTCCCTGGACACATTGACCGAGCAGGCAGGCAGCCCAGGACCACAGTCCCCTCCCTGGGGCCTGGACCAGCGCATGTCTGAGATGGAGAGCCGCGTCAACACCACACGGCGTGGCCTGGAGGAGCATTTCGCAGACCTGCATGTGATGCTGGAGGGGGCTGATGAGAGGCTGCGGAGGGCTGAAGGGCAGCTGGACTTTGTTTTCTCCCGCCTGAATGACTTCCAGAGTCACATCCACCGGGCCCTGGCCAACCTCTCGCGGGACGTGGGGGTCCTGAAGGACAGCAGCCTCCAGCAGCAGGGAGCCCTGGACCGGGTGCGTGGCTCCGTCCACACCTGCACCCAGATCTGCACCCCACCAGGTAACCAGGACTCCCAGATCAGCGACATCTTGAGTGACCTGGAGCGGCGGGTGCTGGACAACGAGGGTCAGCTGCGCCTCCTGGGTGCCAGCCTCCACCAGCTGGACCTCTCAGGAAAACTGCGCCAGCTGCATGGGCTGGTGGGGGCCAACAGCGAAGGCCTGAGCAAGCTGGCCGGGGAAGTGGGCGAGCTGGAGAACCGGCTGGTGGTCTCCGGGAGTGCCGGACCCCCAGACCTGGCCCGTTATGCCAACTGGACCAACCAACGCCTGGAGAGGCTGGAGCAGGAAGTAGAAGGGTTGGGGACCTGCTCCATACTGCGTGGTGAAGTGGACCAGCTCCGGACGCAGGTGGAGGCCTGCCAGCCGGTCTGTCAGACAGCGGGAAAGAGGCTGGACCCTCTGGGCGGTAGTGGCGGTGGAGAGCGTCCACTGCCAGGGGAGGCCTCCAAGCCCCTGGATGGTTTCAGCGTGATTGGGGGCACCTCAGCGGTCCACCTGCAGTCGCTGCAAGGTGAGCTCTCAGAGGTGATCCTGGGCTTCAGCTCCCTGAACGAGACGCTGGCTGGGCTGCAGGCCACGGTGGAGAAGCACCAGACGGACATCCATGAGCTGGGCAGCACCAAGGACCGCATTATTGCTGAGATCAACCGGGTGCAGCAGGAGGTGACAGAGCACGCCAGCGAGAGCGAGGAGCGCTTCCGCGGGCTGGGCCAGGACATCCAGCGTTTCGGTGGGACCCTCCGGGTGGAGGCCTCTGACTGCCGGCGGGCCTCCGGGGGTCTGGCCGAGCGACTGGCCAAGCTGGAGGGGTCCTGCGAGCGGCTGGACCACGTCTCCGGGAGTCTGCGGAAGATCAAGGAGGGTCTGGACAAGCATGTCTCTGCCCTGTGGGGCTGCCTGCGCGAAGTGAACGGGACCCTGCGCACCCACGAGgccctgctggacaagatccacAGCAACCACCTGGTCACCTTCCACCGCCGCCTCAGCACCCTCAACGGATCCCTCCAAACCCTCCAGGATCAGCTCCACGGCTTCACCTTGCAGGACTTCACAG gCCCTCCAGGACTTCCAGGACCTATAGGGCCCATGGGGAGACAGGGCCCCCCAGGCCCAATGGGACCCCCtgggaaggatggaaggatgggCTCCGTCGGGCCCCCAG gTCTCCCTGGAGAACAAG GGCTCCCTGGTCCAGTTGGAACGATGCCCAAAGTCTCCTTCACGGCAGCGCTGACCTCCCGCCACCTGGACACGGGCACCATCGTCTTTGACCGGGTTCTGGTGAACGACGGTGACTTCTACGACCGGGACTCTG GGATCTTCACCGCTCCCGTTTCCGGACGCTACTTGGTCAGTGCCGTCTTAACTGGACATCGAGGCGAGAAAATTGAGGCGGTCCTGTCACGCTCCAACCAGGCCATTGCCCGCAGCGACTCGGCTGGCTACCAGCCCGAAGGCTTGGAGAACAAACCCGTGGCCGAGCGCCAGCCCAGTGCCGGGGCCCTGGCGGTCTTCATCCTCATCGTCCCCATGGAGGCCGAGGACACCCTCTGCGTGGATCTGGTCTCGGGCCAGCTGGCCTACTCGCCGGACGAGCCCCTGACCGTCTTCAGCGCAGCCTTGCTCTATGAGGATGGGTTGGGGGTCTAG